The genomic interval GGCGTCGAGCAGGGTGGTGCGGTGGTCGACGGTCAGCGTGTGCTTGTCGCCGTTGATGTGCAAGGTGATGGAGCTGTGCGTCGGTAAGGGGGCCGGGGCCATGGTCAGCCTTCTTTCGCGTGTCCGGGGCGCGTCGCGGGGGGACGGACCGGCAGGCGGACGAATCAGGAGACGTACGGGGGACGTCGCGCGGGAACGTGCGGGGGTGGTGCTGTTCGTGGCGGCACGGGTTCGGGAACACTGCCGACGGCCCGGATCGTCATGCCGGGGTCAAGGGCCACCGGCCGACCGGATCCGCCGCTATGGTGAGCACAAGCGGACAACTGTCCGCTCTGCGGAGCGTAGTGGACAGTTGTCCGCTTAACAAGGGTGGGATTCGGGCACGTGCCGCCGGGAGGACGAGTGCAAGAGGAGAAGGGCGCGGCCCTGCGGTCGGACGCGAGGCGGAATCGCGAGCGCATCCTGGAAGCGGCGGTGGCCGAGCTGACGCGCTCCGCGGACGCCCCGCTGAGCGCGATCGCCAAGAAGGCGGGCGTCGGGCAGGGCACGTTCTACCGCAACTTCCCCAACCGCGAGGCGCTCGTCCTCGAGATCTACCGCCACGAGATGCGGCAGGTCGCCGACGCGGCCGCCCACCTGCTCGGCACGCGGGAGCCGGCCCGGGCCCTGCGCGAATGGATGGACCGCCTCGCCCGGTTCGCGATGACCAAGGCCGGCCTGGCGGACGCCATCCGCATGGCCACCAGCACCCCCGGAGGACCGCCGAAGCCGGGCCACGCCCCCGTGACCTCCGCGGCCGACCTCCTGCTCCGCGCCAACGAGGAGGCCGGCACCATCCGCCCGGGCGTGACCCCGGACGACTTCCTCCTCGCCATCGCCGGCCTCTGGCAGATCGACCCGCGGTCGGACTGGCAGCCGCGCGCCACCCGGCTGCTGGACCTCGTCATGGACGGGCTGCGCGCGGGGGCGCCCGGGCGGTGAGGATGGTCGGGAGCGGGGCCGGGAGGCAGAGCCGGCCGCAGTGACGCCGGGCCCGGTGCGCGCTCAACGGCGGCTCGTGCCGGAGCGGCGACGGCCGTGACCACGTCGGCGAGTTCACCGACTGGGCGGACACGATCAGCTCGGTAGGGCGGCGGGGCCGCGGATGTCAGGCCGTGGGGCCCGCGGCCGGACTCAGGGCGCGAACTCCAGGACGTCGGAAACGGGGCGGCGAGGGGTGGCGGGGCACTCCGGGCCGTATCCCAGGCGGAGGATCATCTGGACGTGGCCCGTCCCCGAACCGGGGTCCCGCAGGGACCAGCGCAGGTCCGGCCATTCCAGAGCCTGCGTGGCGAACGAGGTGGACAGCCCCTTCAGGGTGGCCAGGAGCAGGACACGTTCCATGGCCTGGCCCGCCCGTACCCAGTCCGGAGCCCGGTCGCCTTCCGTGGTGAGCAGTGCCAGGTGCGGGTCGTCCTCGAACGGAGCCGTGGCGAGGCCGCCGGCCGGCCTTCCGCCCGCGAAGTCGCGCACGGGGGCCTTCCCGCCGTGCTTGCGGGGCCCGAAGGCGTACTCCGGCACCCCGTCGGCGGCCGTACGGGCCTCCGCCGGACCGAACCGCGTCCAGCGGGCCAGGTCCGCCGCGCTGCCGCCGTCGGTGAGGTTGCGGGCCTCGGCCTCGTCGGCGAGTTCCCGCACCCAGTCCAGGTGCCAGCCGGCGGGGAAGGACAGCACGGCGCCCTCCCGGTGGGCGGCGTCGATCAGGGCCACCCGCAGGTGCTCGGGGACGGCCGTCTCCGCGAAGGGGTGCCGGCTGGTGCGGCGGCGCGCGATCGCCGGGTGGAGCGGTCCGGGCCCGATGTCCTCGGCGCCGGTTCCGGTCACCTCCACGGTCGCCAGCAGGGAGGGGTCGCCGGCGTCCGGCAGCAGCGTGACCTTCGCGTGCCGGCCGGCGTGCGCGAGGGCGACACGGAGGTTGAAGAGGGCCGCACCGCACCCCAGGCGCAGCGCGCGGGCGTCGGGGTCCGTGTGCGGCATGACGCGGTCGAAGTCGGCGTGGAGCCGGAAAGCGTGACGGCTTCTCGCATAGCGGAAGCGCCACGGCTGCGCGTTGTGCATGGACGGAGCGGCGGCGGCGTCACGGACCAGCTCCGTCACACGCGAATCATCCATCGTGAGTGGTGCGGTCACGGGAAACTCCCTTCCACCTGTTGCGGGCCCGTTGGAGGGGCCCGCAACCATCGTCCCTCCACCACCTGGCGGGAGGACCAGGGCCAGGAGTCCCTGCCGGTGGGGCCGACCGGCCCGGTTCCGGGCGCGAGGAGCCCTGGCGGGATCACCTGGATCTCCGCACCCCGGGCCGCCTCGCGCACAGCTCATGCGCGCGAGGCTCGTTTGGCGAGAACAACACCCCATGCACTCCGGCACCGGGGTACCCGGCCGGGCGCGGCCGGGACCCCACGGCCGTCACGCCATCACCAGAGGGATCTGCCCATGCCCGAGCCACATCAGCATCAGGAAGCGCAGGTCGAAGCGTTCTACGATCACGAGGACGACGTCTACCGGTCTTTCTGGGACAGCTCAGGATCGCTGCATTGGGGGTATTTCTCCGACCTGTCCCAGACGGACCCGGACGCGTTCCCCGAAGCGAGCCGGCGATGGACCGACCTCCTGCTGGACAGGAGCGGGATCGGTCCCGGCTCGTACGTCCTGGACATCGGCTGCGGCAACGGCACCACCGCCGCCTACCTGGCCCGGAGGACCGGTTGCCGGGTGACCGGCATCGACATCAGCGGTGTCCGTGTCGGCCACGCCCGGGACAGGGCCCGCGCCTTGCCGAACGTCGAGTTCCGCAAGGCGTCCGCCGCGCTGCTCCCCTTCGCCGACGGCGCATTCACCCACGTGTGGAGCCAGGCGACGCTGTACCACGTCCCGGACCGGGAGCGGGCCCTGGACGAGATCCACCGGGTCCTGGCCGAAGGCGGCACGCTCGTCCTGGACGACCTCGTCACCCCCACACCCCGGGTGACCGACACGGGGCGGCGCGTGGTGTACGAACGCCTCATGTTCGAACCCGGGCCCAGCCACCAGGAGTACGAGCGGGCGTTACGCGAGAGGGGCTTCGCGGTCCTCGACGGCTCCGACCTCACCCCGCACCTGCGCAAGAGCTACGAATTGCTGGCCGAACGGGCCCAAGCCGCCTTCCCGGAGCACACCGCGGCCTACCGGCAGGTCACGTCCGCGATCGACGCCCATGACGTGGGCTGGTCCGCCTTCGTGGCGAGCAAGGTCACCGACCGGCTGGAATGGGTCTACGAGGCCTCCGGGGACCTCACGCTCCAGGAGAAGTACGACGCCTGGTCCGCGACCTACGAGGAAGACCTTCCCGGCTCCTACCAGGACTGCCCGCGGACCGCCGCCTCCCGCCTGGCCGACCTGCTCGGCGACCGGAGCGCCCGGGTGCTGGACGTGGGCGCCGGTACCGGCCTGTGCGGCACGGCGCTGGCGGACCACGGGTTCCGGGACGTCACCGCTGTCGACCTGTCCGACGGCATGCTGCGGCAGGCGGCGCACAAGCACGTCTACCGCGAACTGGTACGGCACGACATCGAGCAGCCCTTCCCGTGGGCGAAAGCCTCGTTCGACGCGGCCGTGGCGAGCGGAGTGTTCACCTTCGGCCACGCCCGCCCTCCGGCGCTCGCGCACATCACCGACCAGCTCCGGGAAGGGGGGATCCTCGCGGTCACCTTCCGGGACGACTACCTCGACAGCGAGCCGGAGATCGAACGGATGATCAAGGGCCTCCCGCTGCGGCTGAGGTCCCGCACCCCCATCACCGTGTTCGACGACACGCCCATGTCGGTCCTGGCATTCGAGAAGTACGGGGAGGCGACGGCATGACCACGCTGCCGGCGAAGGACGACGCCCACCTCATCGACGTCTCCGGACGGAAGTTCCACCCGGCCTGGCTGCGCTACAGCTGCCCGTGCGCCCGGTGCCGTCACCCCGAGTCGTTCCAGAAGGTCTCCGACCTCAGCAGCCGCCCGGAGCTCCCCGTGGCCGCCCACGTCGAGCTGGACACCGAGGCGAACGAACTCCGTGTCGACTGGAGCGAACAGCCCGCGCACCGCAGCCACTACCCGCTGGACTGGCTGCTCCTGCACAGCGCGGGAGAACAGCGGGCGGAGGACCTCGACCACACCGTCCGCTGGGACGCGCGGACCCTGCGCGCCCGGGGCGTGCGGTGGCACGAGGCGGACGCCTGCGGCCCCGACGGCGGCCCATGGCTCGACGACCTCCGGTCCGTCGGATTCGCGCTGCTGACCGGCCTCACACCGCACGGGCTGGAGCGGCTGCTGACCGGGCTCGCCCCGGTCTTCCACACCGAGTACGGCCGGCAGGCGGACGTCAAAGCGGTGCCGGGCGCCGAGGACCTCGCCGAGACGGAGAGCGCGCTGCCGGCCCACACCGACTACCCGTACAAGGTGACGGGCCCGCTGACCCAGTTCTGCTACTACGCGGAGAACCGGGCCACAGGAGGCGAGTTCTTCCTGGTCGACGGCTTCAAGGCGCTGGACGACTTCCGGCGGGACCACCCCCACTGGTTCGACCTGCTGGTCTCCACACCCGTGGAGTTCGAGCAGGTCTACACCTCATGGCGCTACCTGTACCGCGTCCGGCGCCCCGTCGTCACGCTCGACGCCCGCGGCGCGGTCAAGGCGATCCACCTGGGCCACTCCCACGCCTGGGCCTGGGACATTGAGCCCGAACTCTGCGGCGAGTTCTACCGCGCGTACCACGGACTGGTCCGCCAGCTGGGCGAGGACCGCTACCGCTGGGCCCACCGCTTCGCCGGCGGCGAGTGCGCGGTGTTCCGCAACGACCGGATCCTGCACGGCCGGAACGCCTTCGACCCTCGCACCGGCGTCCGCCACCTCATCACCGCCTACGTACCGTGGCAGCAGCTGGAGTCCAGGATCAGGTTCCACAAGGAGCGGCGCTTCTACTTCTCCCCGCACGAGCGGAAATGACCGCGGGGCAGGACCTCCTGCTCGTCCTGGCCGGGCTGGCGGCGGGCGTCATGAACACGGTGGTGGGCTCCGGAACGCTCATCACCTTCCCTGCGCTGCTGGCGGCCGGGCTGCCCCCGGTCACCGCGAACGTGGTCAACAACATCGGCCTGGCCCCCGGCTCGCTCAGCGGAGCCGTCGGCTACCGCGACCAGGTGCCGCCACCGCTCCGCCGGACCCTCGTCCTGGGAGCGGCGGCCGGCCTCGGCGCGGTCGCCGGCGCGCTGCTGCTGCTCGTGCTGCCCTCCATCGTGTTCCGGGCCGTCGCACCGGCGCTGATCGGCCTCGCCGTACTCCTGGCGGCGCTCCAGCCACGGCTGAACCGGGCGCTCCTGGCCCGGAAGGCCGCCCCGTCGGCCCGCGCGGCCGTCCCGCTGACGGTCGCGGTACTCCTCACCAGCGTGTACGGCGGCTACTTCGGAGCCGGCCAGGGAGTCCTGCTGTTCGCGTGCATGAGCATCCTCATGCGCGAGCCGTTGCAGCAGGTCAACGGATTGAAGAACACGCTCCAGGCAGTCGACAACACCGTCTCGGCGATCGTCTTCTCCTGCACCGCTCACGTCGACTGGACCGCGGTCCTGCTGCTCGCGACCGGCGCGACGGCCGGCGGACAGATCGGCGCCCGCGTAGGGCGTGGGCTCTCGGCCACCGCGCTGCGCGTCATCGTGGTGGGCGTCGGCCTGGCGGGCCTCGTCCAGCTGGTGCGCGGATGACGGAGGCGGCGGCAGGCGGAGCCCCCGGCCCCGTCGGGCCCCGCTCAGCCGCACTCGCCGGTACCGGCGAGTGCGGCAGGCACACCCTGGCGGGCCTCCGTCACCGCCTGGCGTATCCCACGGATCGTCTTGGGCCGCTGCCGCGCCAGCCGCTCGACCGCGCGGCCCAGCCAGTCCGGGTCGCCGAGCCTGTGCGCCTCGCCCGCGTCGGCGGCCTGCGTGAGCAGCTCCTCCAGCAACAGGAATTCGATGGACCTGTACCTGCGGGGATGGCGGTCGAAGGCGGCCAGCCGGTCCTCGTACGGGTGGCGCAGCGTGAGATGCAGATAGCCGCGACCGCGTCCCCGCCAGGGGCCCGGCAAACCGTCCAGCAGCGCCCATCCGCCGTACGAGTCCCTCGGGTACTTCGCACCCAGCGTGACGCGGGTGGCCAGCATGACCCTGGACCAGGGAATCAGCTCCCCCTCGGAGTTCCGCGCGTGCTGGTACAGCCCGTCGGCGCGGAACTCCACCCAGGTGCCGCCCGGTCGGCAATCGCCCACCACCC from Streptomyces albireticuli carries:
- a CDS encoding TetR/AcrR family transcriptional regulator translates to MQEEKGAALRSDARRNRERILEAAVAELTRSADAPLSAIAKKAGVGQGTFYRNFPNREALVLEIYRHEMRQVADAAAHLLGTREPARALREWMDRLARFAMTKAGLADAIRMATSTPGGPPKPGHAPVTSAADLLLRANEEAGTIRPGVTPDDFLLAIAGLWQIDPRSDWQPRATRLLDLVMDGLRAGAPGR
- a CDS encoding Acg family FMN-binding oxidoreductase, with product MDDSRVTELVRDAAAAPSMHNAQPWRFRYARSRHAFRLHADFDRVMPHTDPDARALRLGCGAALFNLRVALAHAGRHAKVTLLPDAGDPSLLATVEVTGTGAEDIGPGPLHPAIARRRTSRHPFAETAVPEHLRVALIDAAHREGAVLSFPAGWHLDWVRELADEAEARNLTDGGSAADLARWTRFGPAEARTAADGVPEYAFGPRKHGGKAPVRDFAGGRPAGGLATAPFEDDPHLALLTTEGDRAPDWVRAGQAMERVLLLATLKGLSTSFATQALEWPDLRWSLRDPGSGTGHVQMILRLGYGPECPATPRRPVSDVLEFAP
- a CDS encoding class I SAM-dependent methyltransferase, with amino-acid sequence MPEPHQHQEAQVEAFYDHEDDVYRSFWDSSGSLHWGYFSDLSQTDPDAFPEASRRWTDLLLDRSGIGPGSYVLDIGCGNGTTAAYLARRTGCRVTGIDISGVRVGHARDRARALPNVEFRKASAALLPFADGAFTHVWSQATLYHVPDRERALDEIHRVLAEGGTLVLDDLVTPTPRVTDTGRRVVYERLMFEPGPSHQEYERALRERGFAVLDGSDLTPHLRKSYELLAERAQAAFPEHTAAYRQVTSAIDAHDVGWSAFVASKVTDRLEWVYEASGDLTLQEKYDAWSATYEEDLPGSYQDCPRTAASRLADLLGDRSARVLDVGAGTGLCGTALADHGFRDVTAVDLSDGMLRQAAHKHVYRELVRHDIEQPFPWAKASFDAAVASGVFTFGHARPPALAHITDQLREGGILAVTFRDDYLDSEPEIERMIKGLPLRLRSRTPITVFDDTPMSVLAFEKYGEATA
- a CDS encoding TauD/TfdA family dioxygenase — protein: MTTLPAKDDAHLIDVSGRKFHPAWLRYSCPCARCRHPESFQKVSDLSSRPELPVAAHVELDTEANELRVDWSEQPAHRSHYPLDWLLLHSAGEQRAEDLDHTVRWDARTLRARGVRWHEADACGPDGGPWLDDLRSVGFALLTGLTPHGLERLLTGLAPVFHTEYGRQADVKAVPGAEDLAETESALPAHTDYPYKVTGPLTQFCYYAENRATGGEFFLVDGFKALDDFRRDHPHWFDLLVSTPVEFEQVYTSWRYLYRVRRPVVTLDARGAVKAIHLGHSHAWAWDIEPELCGEFYRAYHGLVRQLGEDRYRWAHRFAGGECAVFRNDRILHGRNAFDPRTGVRHLITAYVPWQQLESRIRFHKERRFYFSPHERK
- a CDS encoding sulfite exporter TauE/SafE family protein, which encodes MTAGQDLLLVLAGLAAGVMNTVVGSGTLITFPALLAAGLPPVTANVVNNIGLAPGSLSGAVGYRDQVPPPLRRTLVLGAAAGLGAVAGALLLLVLPSIVFRAVAPALIGLAVLLAALQPRLNRALLARKAAPSARAAVPLTVAVLLTSVYGGYFGAGQGVLLFACMSILMREPLQQVNGLKNTLQAVDNTVSAIVFSCTAHVDWTAVLLLATGATAGGQIGARVGRGLSATALRVIVVGVGLAGLVQLVRG